A genomic segment from Desulfurella amilsii encodes:
- the pgeF gene encoding peptidoglycan editing factor PgeF, with protein MIYEDERFRQFDARCVFFDRNGGVSPKPFDSLNVSVSAGDSLENVKKNIEIIKSRLNVAEIAMLNQIHSDKIVEYKGTVTDADGFFTDKKGVFLSIKFADCCPVIFMDVKNKIIASVHSGWRGAYLKISQKILEKLYIFGSKSEDIIVTLGPHICQNCYEVKDDVASDFDEKFIKTKGNQKFLSLSESIIDSLLEKGLNIKNIYDMQICTYENEEFFSYRRNKLTGRNIGGVFLLDN; from the coding sequence ATGATTTATGAAGATGAAAGATTTAGACAATTTGATGCAAGGTGCGTTTTTTTTGATAGAAATGGTGGTGTAAGTCCAAAGCCATTTGATTCTTTAAATGTAAGTGTATCTGCAGGTGATTCTCTCGAAAATGTTAAAAAAAACATAGAAATTATTAAAAGTAGGCTTAATGTAGCTGAAATTGCTATGTTAAATCAAATTCACTCTGATAAAATTGTTGAGTATAAAGGTACTGTTACAGACGCGGATGGTTTTTTTACTGATAAAAAAGGTGTTTTTTTGTCAATAAAGTTTGCAGACTGTTGTCCTGTAATCTTTATGGATGTGAAAAATAAGATTATTGCAAGCGTTCATAGCGGTTGGCGCGGTGCGTATTTAAAAATTTCTCAAAAAATATTAGAAAAGCTGTATATTTTTGGGTCCAAGAGTGAGGATATTATTGTAACACTAGGTCCACATATTTGCCAAAATTGTTATGAGGTAAAAGATGATGTTGCCTCTGATTTTGACGAAAAATTTATTAAAACGAAAGGAAATCAAAAGTTCTTATCTTTAAGTGAATCTATAATTGACTCTTTACTAGAGAAAGGTTTAAATATTAAAAATATTTATGATATGCAAATCTGCACTTACGAGAATGAAGAATTTTTTTCTTACAGAAGGAACAAGCTTACAGGCCGCAATATCGGCGGTGTTTTTTTGCTTGATAATTAA
- a CDS encoding zinc dependent phospholipase C family protein produces MYKIQNKLMMIFLVCFIFLLIPHMAYAWGPGVHTLISFNLLDEIKAYGSVFYPVVSNNFWEFLYGSLAPDFMVAKKFVSKKNNSHNFDFANNLVEGAKSEKELSFAIGYLSHLASDKIMHEVFLSDYNVVNSLEHMSLELLSDAYYADYLNVVSFVLKRKSALDKPLKANLGLVINTFIGKNILRLSTRNVISSISKSIALNNLKIDKSIVDGYIKASLKLSKERITKLK; encoded by the coding sequence ATGTATAAAATACAAAATAAACTTATGATGATTTTCTTAGTTTGTTTCATCTTTTTGCTTATACCACACATGGCTTATGCATGGGGTCCCGGCGTGCATACGCTTATATCTTTTAATTTGCTTGATGAGATAAAAGCGTATGGGAGCGTTTTTTACCCTGTTGTATCTAATAATTTTTGGGAATTTTTATACGGAAGTTTGGCACCCGATTTTATGGTAGCAAAAAAATTTGTATCAAAGAAAAATAACTCTCACAACTTTGATTTTGCAAATAATCTCGTTGAGGGTGCAAAAAGCGAAAAAGAATTATCATTTGCGATTGGGTATTTATCTCATTTAGCTTCTGATAAAATAATGCACGAAGTTTTTTTGAGTGATTACAATGTAGTCAACTCACTTGAGCACATGAGCTTAGAGTTGCTATCGGATGCTTATTATGCCGATTACTTGAATGTGGTATCATTTGTCTTAAAAAGAAAGAGCGCACTTGATAAACCACTAAAAGCTAATCTTGGTTTAGTTATTAATACTTTTATTGGCAAAAATATATTGAGATTATCAACAAGAAACGTTATTTCTTCTATATCAAAAAGCATAGCTTTAAATAATTTGAAAATCGATAAAAGCATAGTGGATGGTTATATAAAAGCTTCATTAAAATTAAGCAAAGAGCGTATTACTAAATTGAAATAA
- the rho gene encoding transcription termination factor Rho yields the protein MNIEDLKKKKLVELIEIAKALEIAIASKKKEQLIFEITKRLSEKEGVSYGEGVLEILPDGFGFLRSQKNNYLPSQNDIYVSPSQIKRFALRTGDFISGQIREPKDNEKYRALLRVEAVEFEDPEHMKERDYFDNLTPLYPMDRIKLEVTKDNIAMRVMDLIAPIGKGQRGLIVAPPRTGKTVLLQNIANSISQNHPEVVMMVLLIDERPEEVTDMARSVKADVISSTFDEPPDRHIQVAEIVLERAKRLVERKLDVVILLDSITRLARAYNAVIPPSGKVLSGGLDSNALQKPKRFFGAARNIEEGGSLTIIATALIDTGSRMDDVIFEEFKGTGNMELHLDRNLSDRRIFPAIDVTRSGTRKEELLIPKEDLNRLWILRKVLMEMNDVDAMAFLLEKLSKTQSNKGFVESMNK from the coding sequence ATTAATATTGAGGATTTGAAGAAAAAGAAACTTGTAGAGTTAATTGAAATTGCAAAAGCTCTAGAAATAGCAATAGCAAGCAAGAAAAAAGAACAGTTGATTTTTGAGATCACGAAGAGGTTGTCAGAAAAAGAAGGGGTAAGTTATGGTGAGGGTGTATTAGAAATTTTACCTGATGGTTTTGGTTTTTTAAGATCGCAAAAAAACAATTATTTGCCATCTCAAAATGATATATACGTGTCGCCAAGTCAGATTAAAAGATTTGCTCTAAGAACGGGTGATTTTATTTCTGGTCAGATAAGAGAACCAAAAGACAACGAAAAGTACAGGGCTCTTTTAAGGGTTGAAGCCGTAGAATTCGAAGATCCAGAACACATGAAAGAGCGCGATTACTTTGATAACTTAACACCGCTATATCCAATGGATAGGATAAAACTTGAAGTTACAAAAGATAATATTGCTATGCGAGTAATGGATTTAATCGCGCCAATAGGCAAAGGTCAAAGAGGCTTGATTGTTGCTCCCCCAAGGACGGGTAAAACTGTACTTTTACAAAATATTGCAAATAGTATATCGCAAAATCATCCAGAAGTTGTTATGATGGTATTGCTAATTGATGAAAGGCCTGAGGAAGTTACGGATATGGCGCGCTCTGTTAAAGCCGATGTAATCAGCTCTACATTTGATGAGCCACCAGATAGACATATACAGGTAGCGGAGATTGTTTTAGAGAGAGCAAAAAGGCTTGTTGAGCGGAAGCTTGATGTGGTAATTTTGCTTGATTCGATAACTAGACTTGCAAGGGCATATAACGCTGTTATTCCTCCAAGTGGTAAGGTTTTATCAGGTGGTTTAGACTCTAATGCTCTTCAAAAACCAAAAAGATTCTTTGGTGCAGCACGAAATATAGAAGAAGGTGGTAGCCTAACTATCATTGCAACAGCACTCATCGATACCGGATCAAGAATGGATGATGTTATATTTGAAGAGTTTAAAGGCACAGGTAATATGGAGTTGCATTTAGATAGAAATTTATCCGATAGGCGTATTTTCCCTGCAATTGATGTAACAAGAAGCGGGACAAGAAAAGAAGAGTTGCTTATACCAAAAGAAGATTTAAACCGATTGTGGATACTAAGAAAAGTTCTTATGGAAATGAATGATGTGGATGCTATGGCATTTTTACTTGAAAAGCTTTCAAAAACGCAAAGCAATAAAGGTTTTGTAGAATCTATG